The Amycolatopsis mongoliensis genome includes a window with the following:
- a CDS encoding PTS system mannose/fructose/N-acetylgalactosamine-transporter subunit IIB, with amino-acid sequence MAGAHVRIDNRLIHGQVTVAWTRRLGVRRLLVCNDDVAADDLQRALLPQAARGLPTEVLTVADTLTAETGPDLMIVAKDPEDAFRLVEGGLHPGIVNVGNVAPRPGTTYTMVTRSIAVTADEADAYRKLAATGVPLVTQLMPHDKPADFLPLLDRKGL; translated from the coding sequence ATGGCGGGGGCACACGTCCGGATCGACAACCGGCTGATCCACGGGCAGGTCACCGTCGCGTGGACCCGGCGGCTCGGCGTGCGCCGGCTGCTCGTCTGCAACGACGACGTCGCCGCCGACGACCTGCAGCGGGCGCTCCTGCCGCAGGCCGCCCGGGGGCTGCCCACGGAGGTGCTGACCGTCGCCGACACGCTGACCGCGGAAACCGGGCCGGACCTGATGATCGTCGCGAAGGATCCCGAGGACGCCTTCCGCCTGGTCGAGGGCGGCCTGCACCCCGGAATCGTGAACGTCGGCAACGTCGCGCCCCGGCCCGGCACCACCTACACCATGGTCACGCGCTCGATCGCGGTCACCGCGGACGAGGCCGACGCCTACCGCAAGCTCGCCGCGACGGGCGTCCCGCTGGTCACGCAGCTGATGCCGCACGACAAGCCCGCCGATTTCCTCCCGTTGCTCGACCGGAAAGGGCTCTAG
- a CDS encoding esterase/lipase family protein, whose product MRITAWWRGISPRRRLLMGGLAFVVVAVLVAAVLATTGTSAAPQAGTPEQDKPGPVLLVPGYGGGQGALNELAARIRQATGRSTEVLTLAGDGTGDLVEQAGVLAEAAENAYARGAPSVDVIGYSAGGVVARLWVSRDGGDHQARRVITLGAPMHGTGLAAAGGALVPGGCPTACVQLAPGSTLMQELAREPIPATLPWLSVWTERDETVTPPESARLDGAVNVALQQVCPGNQAGHGDLPTDPAVTELVLQALGTGPLEAPAECLSS is encoded by the coding sequence GTGCGGATCACGGCCTGGTGGCGGGGGATCAGCCCGCGGCGGCGGCTGCTCATGGGCGGCCTCGCCTTCGTCGTGGTGGCCGTGCTCGTCGCGGCCGTCCTCGCCACGACCGGGACCAGCGCCGCGCCGCAGGCCGGGACGCCCGAGCAGGACAAGCCCGGGCCCGTCCTGCTCGTCCCCGGCTACGGCGGTGGCCAAGGCGCCTTGAACGAGCTCGCCGCCCGCATCCGCCAGGCCACCGGCCGCAGCACCGAAGTCCTCACCCTGGCCGGCGACGGCACCGGCGACCTGGTCGAACAGGCCGGAGTCCTGGCCGAAGCCGCCGAAAACGCGTACGCGCGCGGAGCACCTTCGGTGGACGTCATCGGCTACTCCGCCGGCGGCGTCGTCGCCCGGCTGTGGGTCAGCCGCGACGGCGGTGACCACCAGGCCCGCCGGGTGATCACGCTCGGCGCGCCGATGCACGGCACCGGGCTCGCCGCGGCCGGCGGCGCGCTCGTCCCGGGCGGCTGCCCCACCGCGTGCGTGCAGCTGGCCCCCGGCAGCACGCTGATGCAGGAGCTGGCGAGGGAACCCATCCCGGCGACGCTGCCGTGGCTGTCGGTGTGGACCGAACGCGACGAGACGGTCACCCCGCCGGAGTCCGCCCGGCTCGACGGCGCCGTCAACGTCGCCCTCCAGCAGGTCTGCCCCGGCAACCAGGCCGGCCACGGCGACCTCCCCACCGACCCCGCCGTCACCGAGCTCGTCCTGCAGGCCCTCGGCACCGGCCCGCTCGAAGCGCCGGCCGAGTGCCTCAGCTCGTGA
- a CDS encoding MBL fold metallo-hydrolase: MPAVTSNIVPLRHARPGVVAYVKSPAEWFVSNSGWIQGSEGVVLVDTCGTEQATLELMRDVRKYAGEQELTVVVTHAHGEHHNGVGVALRDGGTALAAHGSVDLVKAGPQTYGNVFTYTQWGVLEPPEPDAVHPVNGWQRLDLGGAVADVVAVPGVAHTAGDLVVHEPRSGTLFTGDLVSIGDTPLAVHGSILGWLDALDWLQDTFNPRTVVPGHGPVATPGHSSLHAMRVYLEWLLEVTGRQTDFTKLANQASLRWPTWRNPERHIGNLMRAYADQHGRKLDVDLAIDAVLAAAGGRIDLDCLLGGEPVRRIS, translated from the coding sequence ATGCCGGCCGTCACATCGAACATCGTCCCGCTCCGGCACGCGCGCCCGGGCGTGGTCGCGTACGTGAAGAGCCCGGCCGAGTGGTTCGTCTCGAACAGCGGCTGGATCCAGGGCAGCGAAGGTGTCGTGCTCGTCGACACCTGCGGCACCGAGCAGGCGACGCTGGAGCTGATGCGCGACGTCCGCAAGTACGCGGGCGAGCAGGAGCTGACGGTCGTCGTCACGCACGCGCACGGCGAGCACCACAACGGCGTCGGGGTCGCGCTGCGCGACGGCGGGACGGCGCTGGCCGCGCACGGCAGCGTCGACCTGGTCAAGGCCGGGCCGCAGACCTACGGCAACGTCTTCACCTACACCCAGTGGGGCGTGCTCGAGCCGCCGGAGCCGGACGCCGTCCACCCGGTGAACGGCTGGCAGCGGCTCGACCTCGGCGGCGCGGTCGCCGACGTCGTGGCGGTGCCCGGCGTCGCGCACACCGCGGGCGACCTGGTGGTGCACGAGCCGCGCTCGGGCACGCTGTTCACCGGCGACCTCGTGTCCATCGGCGACACGCCGCTGGCGGTGCACGGCTCGATCCTCGGCTGGCTCGACGCGCTCGACTGGCTGCAGGACACGTTCAACCCCCGGACCGTCGTCCCGGGGCACGGTCCGGTGGCGACCCCGGGCCACAGCTCGCTGCACGCGATGCGCGTCTACCTGGAGTGGCTGCTCGAGGTGACCGGGCGCCAGACGGACTTCACGAAGCTGGCGAACCAGGCGTCGCTGCGCTGGCCGACGTGGCGCAACCCCGAGCGGCACATCGGCAACCTGATGCGCGCCTACGCCGACCAGCACGGCCGGAAGCTGGACGTCGACCTGGCGATCGACGCGGTGCTCGCGGCGGCGGGCGGCCGGATCGACCTCGACTGCCTATTGGGCGGGGAGCCGGTCCGCCGCATCTCCTAG
- a CDS encoding AfsR/SARP family transcriptional regulator: MRYRLLGPVTVLGDTGEVRPGGQKQTSVLAALLLYPNRVVSEDRLIDLTWGENAPPSVRGRLQVHISELRKLLGRDVIVRRAPGYVIEVAPGDRDLDVFDDEVARARATSGPEAVRHLRAALALWDGTPLGGVSEPLAEHEGPALAERRLVVLEELYEQELASGRHGEVVGELRRLVEEHPFRERLRAALMLALHRCGRAPEALEAYARAHELLVDELGIEPGQALQELRMRILRGEGEPAPAAGPVVPRPAELPLDVRGFTGRAPELAALDEPGDVWVITGTAGVGKTALAVHWAHTARAGFPDGQLYVNLRGFDADDEPLTPAAALAQLLRTLGVDLRDVPPGIDDQSKLYRSLLADRQALVVLDNARDVAQVLPLLPSSGRVLVTSRHRLDELVARTGARSLGLKQLREDDSRALLTVLLGERAAAEPGAADELARLCGHHPLALRIAAANTGVASLGELVDELRGDPLAQLGFDGAEESAVAKAFSVSYQALPPGLRQAFRLLALVPGADFTAIAAAALLDVPAEEATRRLRGLAAANLLEAHAPRRYRFHDLARRYAERCVRADEDETAREKAWERLFTGYCAAADAAVALFGARIVALPRDDAPAAPSPVAFADAAEAVAWLDVEVPNLAAALRLAATRGPYPAAWYLADALRRFFHDHGRRAEWLELAPIVLRAAREHGARPAEALVHLSIGGAYFREGQHEAGIRHSEKAVLASRACGWRECEATAVANLGSMLEWTGRISEAVEHSRRAIQLFRELANRSGEALALNSLSCHYRQLGRLEQAEDCLCEAVALCRREELRFWEAANLADLGWVLLETGRFEEAAEAVEGSLSEFRGLGSSFGEATALTALSALQSARGDHDAAARTAEEALERVRRDGDRQVEAAALIALGRASEAGGDLASAERVLSEARELAVESGLRGRLAEASATLAWVLAAAGRVPEAGEHARTALDAARAGGYRLLEAQALLGLAAVEGAAGRSMLADGTAREARGLYRSVGHVTGEALAERFLADLARRATG, translated from the coding sequence GTGCGCTACCGCCTGCTCGGGCCGGTCACGGTCCTCGGCGACACGGGCGAGGTCCGGCCCGGCGGCCAGAAACAGACGTCCGTGCTGGCCGCGCTCCTGCTGTACCCGAACCGCGTGGTCAGCGAAGACCGGCTCATCGACCTGACCTGGGGCGAGAACGCGCCGCCGAGCGTCCGCGGGCGGCTGCAGGTGCACATTTCGGAGCTGCGGAAGCTCCTCGGCCGCGACGTCATCGTCCGGCGCGCGCCCGGCTACGTGATCGAGGTCGCGCCCGGTGACCGGGACCTCGACGTGTTCGACGACGAGGTCGCCCGGGCCAGGGCGACGTCGGGGCCGGAAGCCGTCCGGCACCTGCGGGCCGCGCTGGCGCTGTGGGACGGCACCCCGCTCGGCGGGGTGAGCGAGCCGCTGGCCGAGCACGAAGGCCCGGCGCTGGCCGAACGCCGGCTCGTCGTGCTGGAGGAGCTGTACGAACAGGAACTGGCCTCCGGACGGCACGGCGAGGTGGTCGGGGAGCTGCGCCGGCTCGTCGAGGAGCACCCGTTCCGCGAACGGCTGCGGGCCGCGCTGATGCTCGCGCTGCACCGCTGCGGCCGCGCGCCGGAAGCCCTCGAGGCCTACGCGCGGGCGCACGAACTGCTGGTGGACGAGCTCGGCATCGAGCCCGGCCAGGCCCTGCAGGAGCTGCGGATGCGGATCCTGCGCGGCGAAGGGGAACCGGCGCCGGCCGCGGGCCCGGTCGTGCCGCGGCCCGCCGAGCTGCCGCTGGACGTCCGCGGGTTCACCGGCCGGGCGCCGGAGCTGGCCGCGCTCGACGAGCCCGGCGACGTCTGGGTGATCACCGGCACCGCCGGCGTCGGCAAGACCGCGCTGGCCGTGCACTGGGCCCACACCGCGCGCGCGGGCTTCCCCGACGGTCAGCTGTACGTGAACCTGCGCGGCTTCGACGCCGACGACGAGCCGCTCACGCCCGCCGCCGCGCTCGCCCAGCTGCTGCGCACCCTCGGCGTCGACCTCCGGGACGTGCCGCCGGGCATCGACGACCAGAGCAAGCTCTACCGGTCGCTGCTGGCCGACCGGCAGGCGCTGGTGGTGCTGGACAACGCCCGCGACGTCGCCCAGGTGCTGCCGCTGCTGCCGTCGTCGGGCCGGGTGCTGGTGACCAGCCGCCACCGGCTCGACGAGCTCGTCGCGCGCACCGGCGCGCGGTCACTCGGCCTGAAGCAGCTGCGGGAGGACGATTCGCGCGCGCTGCTGACCGTCCTGCTCGGCGAGCGGGCCGCCGCCGAGCCCGGGGCCGCCGACGAGCTGGCCCGGCTCTGCGGGCACCACCCCCTGGCGCTGCGGATCGCGGCGGCGAACACCGGGGTCGCGAGCCTCGGCGAGCTCGTCGACGAGCTGCGCGGCGACCCCCTCGCCCAGCTGGGCTTCGACGGCGCCGAGGAGAGTGCCGTCGCGAAGGCGTTTTCGGTGTCCTACCAGGCGTTGCCGCCGGGGCTGCGGCAGGCGTTCCGGCTGCTGGCGCTGGTGCCGGGAGCCGACTTCACGGCGATCGCCGCGGCGGCCCTGCTGGACGTGCCGGCCGAGGAGGCGACCCGGCGGCTGCGCGGGCTGGCCGCGGCGAACCTCCTGGAGGCGCACGCGCCCCGCCGCTACCGGTTCCACGACCTCGCCCGGCGCTACGCCGAGCGGTGCGTCCGCGCCGACGAAGACGAAACCGCGCGCGAAAAGGCGTGGGAGCGGCTGTTCACCGGGTACTGCGCGGCCGCGGACGCCGCCGTCGCGCTGTTCGGCGCGCGGATCGTGGCGCTCCCCCGCGACGACGCCCCGGCGGCGCCGAGCCCGGTCGCGTTCGCCGACGCCGCGGAGGCCGTGGCCTGGCTGGACGTCGAGGTGCCGAACCTGGCGGCGGCGCTGCGGCTGGCGGCGACGCGCGGGCCGTACCCCGCCGCGTGGTACCTCGCCGACGCGCTGCGGCGGTTCTTCCACGACCACGGGCGCCGCGCGGAGTGGCTGGAGCTCGCGCCGATCGTGCTGCGCGCGGCACGCGAACACGGCGCCCGGCCGGCCGAGGCGCTGGTGCACCTGTCGATCGGCGGCGCGTACTTCCGCGAAGGCCAGCACGAGGCGGGCATCCGGCACTCGGAGAAGGCGGTGCTGGCCAGCCGGGCGTGCGGCTGGCGCGAGTGCGAGGCGACGGCGGTCGCGAACCTGGGGTCGATGCTGGAGTGGACCGGCCGGATCTCGGAAGCCGTCGAACACAGCCGGCGCGCGATCCAGCTGTTCCGCGAGCTGGCGAACCGGTCGGGCGAGGCACTGGCGCTGAACTCGCTGAGCTGCCACTACCGGCAGCTGGGCCGGCTGGAGCAGGCCGAGGACTGCCTGTGCGAGGCGGTCGCCCTGTGCCGCCGGGAGGAGCTGCGGTTCTGGGAGGCCGCGAACCTCGCCGACCTCGGCTGGGTGCTGCTGGAGACGGGACGCTTCGAGGAGGCGGCCGAAGCGGTGGAGGGATCCCTGAGCGAGTTCCGCGGCCTCGGTTCGAGCTTCGGCGAGGCGACCGCGCTCACCGCGTTGAGCGCGCTGCAGAGCGCCCGCGGCGATCACGACGCGGCGGCGCGAACGGCGGAAGAGGCACTGGAGCGCGTCCGCCGCGACGGCGACCGGCAGGTGGAGGCGGCGGCGTTGATCGCACTCGGCCGCGCGTCGGAAGCCGGCGGCGACCTGGCCTCGGCGGAGCGCGTGCTGAGCGAGGCCCGCGAACTCGCGGTCGAGTCCGGCCTGCGGGGCCGGCTGGCGGAGGCGTCGGCGACGCTGGCGTGGGTCCTGGCCGCGGCCGGCCGGGTCCCGGAGGCGGGCGAGCACGCGCGAACGGCGTTGGACGCGGCGCGAGCGGGCGGTTACCGGCTCCTGGAGGCCCAGGCCTTGCTCGGTCTCGCGGCGGTGGAAGGCGCGGCGGGGCGGTCGATGCTGGCGGACGGGACGGCGCGGGAGGCGCGGGGGCTGTACCGGTCGGTGGGGCACGTCACGGGCGAGGCGCTGGCCGAGCGCTTCCTGGCCGACCTCGCCCGCCGCGCCACGGGCTGA
- a CDS encoding PTS sugar transporter subunit IIA: MSVPIVLAGHGRLPSGVGEAAEMILGPQSRLKVCELSPHDSPEEFGVRLLTLLGGATEALVLADLHGGSPFNAVRALAAVHPRLQLVSGLNLPMLLEVLLHTTDDVTELAGVARAAGRDGVVDVLESTW; this comes from the coding sequence ATGTCCGTCCCGATCGTTCTCGCCGGGCACGGGCGGCTGCCCTCCGGCGTGGGGGAAGCCGCCGAGATGATCCTCGGGCCGCAGTCGCGGCTGAAGGTCTGCGAGCTGAGCCCGCACGACAGCCCGGAGGAGTTCGGCGTCCGGCTGCTCACGCTGCTCGGCGGGGCCACCGAGGCCCTCGTGCTCGCCGACCTGCACGGCGGCTCGCCGTTCAACGCCGTCCGCGCGCTCGCCGCCGTGCACCCGCGCCTGCAGCTGGTGTCCGGCCTCAACCTGCCGATGCTGCTGGAGGTCCTGCTGCACACGACCGACGACGTCACCGAGCTCGCCGGGGTGGCCCGCGCCGCCGGCCGCGACGGCGTCGTCGACGTCCTGGAATCCACCTGGTGA
- a CDS encoding glycoside hydrolase family 64 protein, translated as MRTRPFFGRLATLAAAAAVAAGLATALAPAADAVPATIPLKITNNSGRTDPVYLYDLGTYLATGQQGWADANGTFHAWPGGAVPPVPAPDASIPGPANGQSITIRIPKFSGRIYFSYGQKLVFKLATGGLVQPAIQNPSDPNVNILFNWSEYTLNDGGLWINSTQVDMFSAPYAVGVQPVGGTTKNTGHLKAGGYNGFYTALRGQPGGWANLIRTRSDGTVLRALAPSHGIEAGALPANVLQDYIDRVWTKYSSSTLTVTPVADQPNVKYYGRVSGTVMNFTNTSGGFVTAFRKPDSDSVFGCYKNLDAPNDVRGQISRTLCAGFNRSTLLTNANQPDTSSAGFYLDAVTNHYARKIHAQMADGKAYAFAFDDVGHFESLVNDGNPATAYLTLDPFD; from the coding sequence GTGCGCACCAGACCGTTCTTCGGACGACTCGCCACCCTGGCCGCGGCGGCCGCCGTCGCCGCCGGGCTCGCCACCGCCCTTGCCCCGGCCGCCGATGCGGTACCGGCCACGATCCCGCTGAAGATCACCAACAACTCCGGCCGCACCGACCCGGTCTACCTCTACGACCTCGGCACCTACCTCGCCACCGGGCAGCAGGGCTGGGCCGACGCGAACGGCACGTTCCACGCGTGGCCCGGCGGCGCGGTGCCGCCGGTCCCGGCGCCCGACGCGTCGATCCCCGGGCCCGCCAACGGCCAGTCGATCACCATCCGGATCCCGAAGTTCTCCGGCCGGATCTACTTCTCCTACGGGCAGAAGCTCGTGTTCAAGCTCGCCACCGGCGGGCTGGTGCAGCCGGCGATCCAGAACCCGTCCGACCCCAACGTGAACATCCTCTTCAACTGGTCGGAGTACACGCTCAACGACGGCGGGCTCTGGATCAACAGCACCCAGGTCGACATGTTCTCCGCGCCCTACGCGGTCGGCGTGCAGCCAGTCGGCGGCACCACGAAGAACACCGGGCACCTGAAAGCGGGCGGCTACAACGGGTTCTACACCGCGCTGCGCGGCCAGCCGGGCGGCTGGGCCAACCTGATCCGGACGCGGTCCGACGGCACGGTCCTGCGCGCGCTCGCGCCGAGCCACGGCATCGAGGCCGGCGCGCTGCCCGCGAACGTGCTGCAGGACTACATCGACCGCGTCTGGACGAAGTACAGCTCGTCGACGCTGACCGTGACGCCGGTGGCCGACCAGCCGAACGTGAAGTACTACGGCCGGGTCTCGGGCACCGTCATGAACTTCACGAACACGTCCGGCGGGTTCGTGACGGCGTTCCGGAAACCCGACTCCGACAGCGTTTTCGGCTGCTACAAGAACCTCGACGCCCCGAACGACGTCCGCGGCCAGATCTCGCGCACGCTCTGCGCGGGCTTCAACCGCTCGACGCTGCTGACGAACGCCAACCAGCCGGACACCAGCTCGGCCGGGTTCTACCTGGACGCCGTCACCAACCACTACGCGCGCAAGATCCACGCGCAGATGGCGGACGGCAAGGCGTACGCGTTCGCCTTCGACGACGTGGGCCACTTCGAGTCCCTGGTCAACGACGGCAACCCGGCGACGGCGTACCTGACGCTCGACCCGTTCGACTAG
- a CDS encoding PTS system mannose/fructose/sorbose family transporter subunit IID, with protein sequence MALTLWAIYCTYDGLGPFLIYAQRPLIAGSIAGLIVGHPLLGLLVGATLELASLGVYTYGGATIPDYQTGAIVGTALAAGAAGDTSAQAAIGIGVGLPAAILLAALDPVGKIVTTALVQRADGYAADGNARGLAMIHWVSLVPWVAVRAIPTFLAALAASGGLVKDITASIPAGFVHGMTLAGSLLPAVGFALLLGMMELSRYWYLLLIGFVAFAYLHVPLLGIALIGVAVAMLFVTLKRDEPVIGVPESPTEESTVDARLTKQDLRRVFRRYFWSSQISWNYERMQALGFAYSMEPVLRRLYPEKADYVAGLQRHLQFFNTSVLVGGPLILGSSVALEEAGTPKSAASTKVALMGPMAGIGDTLVFALYNSIVFTMGASWALQGNWLGPAFAAVMVLVPYALVRRWQFGFAYREGKRLAGHLAAGALARVAQGATVLGFVVLGGFIPSIVKVVTTLTYRQATTVQGQPVTQAVAIQDRLDELVPFLLPVLVTAAVYLLTAKARLRPVWTIGIVVVAGVVLGWLGWFAPSAPAKS encoded by the coding sequence TTGGCCCTGACTCTGTGGGCGATCTACTGCACCTACGACGGGCTCGGCCCGTTCCTGATCTACGCCCAGCGCCCGCTCATCGCCGGCTCGATCGCCGGGCTGATCGTCGGGCACCCGCTGCTCGGCCTGCTGGTCGGCGCGACGCTGGAGCTCGCCTCGCTCGGCGTCTACACCTACGGCGGCGCGACCATCCCGGACTACCAGACCGGCGCGATCGTCGGCACCGCGCTGGCCGCGGGCGCCGCCGGTGACACGTCCGCCCAGGCCGCGATCGGGATCGGGGTCGGGCTGCCGGCCGCCATCCTGCTGGCCGCGCTGGACCCCGTCGGCAAGATCGTCACGACCGCGCTGGTCCAGCGGGCCGACGGCTACGCCGCCGACGGCAACGCCCGCGGCCTGGCGATGATCCACTGGGTCAGCCTGGTGCCGTGGGTGGCGGTGCGCGCGATCCCGACGTTCCTCGCCGCGCTCGCCGCGTCCGGCGGCCTGGTCAAGGACATCACCGCGAGCATCCCCGCCGGGTTCGTGCACGGCATGACGCTCGCGGGGTCGCTGCTGCCGGCCGTCGGGTTCGCGCTGCTGCTCGGCATGATGGAGCTGTCGCGGTACTGGTACCTGCTGCTGATCGGGTTCGTCGCCTTCGCCTACCTCCACGTGCCGCTGCTGGGCATCGCGCTGATCGGTGTCGCGGTCGCGATGCTGTTCGTGACGCTCAAGCGCGACGAGCCGGTGATCGGGGTCCCGGAAAGCCCCACCGAAGAGTCCACTGTGGACGCTCGGCTGACGAAGCAGGACCTGCGCCGCGTGTTCCGCCGGTACTTCTGGTCGAGCCAGATCTCCTGGAACTACGAGCGGATGCAGGCGCTCGGGTTCGCGTACTCGATGGAACCGGTGCTGCGCCGGCTCTACCCGGAGAAGGCCGACTACGTCGCCGGCCTGCAGCGGCACCTCCAGTTCTTCAACACCTCGGTGCTGGTCGGCGGCCCGCTGATCCTCGGCTCGAGCGTCGCGCTGGAAGAGGCGGGCACGCCGAAGTCGGCCGCGAGCACGAAGGTCGCGCTGATGGGGCCGATGGCCGGCATCGGCGACACCCTCGTCTTCGCGCTGTACAACAGCATCGTCTTCACCATGGGCGCGTCGTGGGCGCTGCAGGGCAACTGGCTCGGTCCCGCCTTCGCCGCGGTGATGGTCCTCGTGCCGTACGCGCTGGTGCGGCGCTGGCAGTTCGGGTTCGCCTACCGCGAAGGGAAACGGCTGGCCGGCCACCTCGCCGCCGGCGCGCTCGCGCGCGTCGCGCAGGGGGCCACCGTGCTCGGGTTCGTCGTGCTCGGCGGGTTCATCCCGTCGATCGTCAAGGTCGTCACCACGCTGACGTACCGGCAGGCCACGACGGTCCAGGGGCAGCCGGTGACGCAGGCCGTGGCGATCCAGGACCGGCTCGACGAGCTGGTCCCGTTCCTGCTGCCGGTGCTCGTCACCGCCGCGGTGTACCTGCTGACGGCCAAGGCGCGGCTGCGGCCCGTCTGGACGATCGGCATCGTCGTCGTCGCCGGGGTCGTCCTGGGGTGGCTCGGCTGGTTCGCGCCGTCGGCCCCGGCGAAGAGTTAA
- a CDS encoding GntR family transcriptional regulator: MPRPKHVPASDLRLPDALQPGRPKGDQLREILESVATEAGPGRLMPSERFLAEHFGVARGTVRQEVNRLVSDGVLYRQHGTATFTAERQAAHIDMLTSFTEDMKARGVVPKTKVLHAEVLSAGPRIAGRLNVPPGARVFRLERLRYVEDEPFAVERTNLSVDRFPDIELFDWETQSLHRTIEERWGVHAEWNDTAISAVLPNTHDAGLLGIEPTQPCLIIEGTLHDQSGGVIEAGRSLYRADRYTVFTQARRSPA, translated from the coding sequence ATGCCCCGTCCGAAACACGTCCCCGCGAGCGATCTGCGGCTCCCGGACGCACTGCAGCCGGGGCGGCCCAAGGGCGACCAGCTCCGCGAGATCCTCGAAAGCGTCGCGACCGAGGCCGGTCCCGGGCGGCTGATGCCCTCCGAACGGTTCCTCGCCGAGCACTTCGGCGTCGCCCGCGGCACCGTGCGCCAGGAGGTCAACCGCCTGGTCTCCGACGGCGTTCTCTACCGCCAGCACGGCACCGCCACCTTCACCGCCGAACGCCAGGCCGCGCACATCGACATGCTCACCTCGTTCACCGAGGACATGAAGGCCCGCGGCGTGGTCCCGAAGACGAAGGTGCTGCACGCCGAGGTGCTGAGCGCGGGCCCGCGCATCGCCGGGCGCCTCAACGTGCCGCCGGGTGCGCGCGTGTTCCGGCTGGAACGGCTGCGCTACGTCGAAGACGAGCCGTTCGCCGTCGAGCGCACCAACCTGTCCGTCGACCGGTTCCCCGACATCGAGCTGTTCGACTGGGAGACGCAGTCCCTGCACCGCACCATCGAGGAGCGCTGGGGCGTGCACGCCGAATGGAACGACACGGCGATCTCCGCGGTCCTCCCCAACACCCACGACGCCGGCCTGCTGGGCATCGAGCCCACCCAGCCGTGCCTGATCATCGAAGGCACGCTCCACGACCAGAGCGGCGGCGTCATCGAAGCGGGCCGCTCGCTCTACCGCGCCGACCGCTACACCGTCTTCACCCAGGCGCGGCGCAGCCCGGCCTGA
- a CDS encoding ricin-type beta-trefoil lectin domain protein: MTTRTRRLAALSTALVFATALLPSAGAAAGDGTEQLPGHLRQQTAAAAPMSTVCDGDGTSGKRVQALYVRGATQADRYAQFVGQFQTFASQIDDSFVEAAYRLGGGVRHVRYVTDAGCRATVDNVTIAQSDMATVDTITNAIKARGYNRADRKYIVWYDKDGCGLAFGNGGNDSPGSDNPYNAGPHYATVGTGCWSWQATGHELLHTLGAVQGSAPHSSAYGHCWDDEDIMCYDDGGLPNPPGGLVKVCPGAPENQFDCLGDDYFSTNPAPGSYLATHWNVATSAYLIASGTPYPAGTITGVGGKCVDVSASNTANGTAVQLWTCNSSAAQRWTRQNGTIRAFGKCLDVASSGTADGTLVQLWDCNATGAQAWQARSDGTLLNPQSGKCLDAPGGSTGDGTRLQIRTCAATANQRWVLAG; this comes from the coding sequence ATGACCACGAGAACCCGGCGCCTCGCCGCGCTCAGCACCGCCCTCGTCTTCGCCACCGCACTGCTGCCCTCGGCCGGCGCGGCCGCCGGTGACGGCACCGAGCAGCTGCCCGGTCACCTGCGGCAGCAGACCGCCGCCGCCGCGCCGATGTCGACCGTCTGCGACGGTGACGGCACCAGCGGCAAGCGCGTCCAGGCCCTCTACGTCCGCGGCGCCACCCAGGCCGACCGGTACGCCCAGTTCGTCGGCCAGTTCCAGACCTTCGCGAGCCAGATCGACGACAGCTTCGTCGAAGCCGCCTACCGGCTCGGCGGCGGCGTCCGGCACGTCCGGTACGTCACCGACGCCGGCTGCCGCGCCACCGTGGACAACGTGACCATCGCCCAGTCCGACATGGCGACCGTCGACACGATCACCAACGCCATCAAGGCGCGGGGCTACAACCGCGCCGACCGCAAGTACATCGTCTGGTACGACAAGGACGGCTGCGGCCTCGCGTTCGGCAACGGCGGCAACGACAGCCCCGGCTCGGACAACCCCTACAACGCCGGCCCGCACTACGCCACGGTCGGCACCGGCTGCTGGTCCTGGCAGGCCACCGGGCACGAACTCCTGCACACCCTCGGCGCCGTCCAGGGCAGCGCGCCGCACTCCAGCGCCTACGGCCACTGCTGGGACGACGAGGACATCATGTGCTACGACGACGGCGGCCTGCCCAACCCGCCCGGCGGCCTCGTCAAGGTCTGCCCCGGCGCGCCGGAGAACCAGTTCGACTGCCTCGGCGACGACTACTTCAGCACCAACCCGGCGCCCGGCAGCTACCTGGCGACGCACTGGAACGTCGCGACCAGCGCGTACCTCATCGCGAGCGGCACGCCCTACCCCGCCGGCACCATCACCGGGGTCGGCGGCAAGTGCGTCGACGTCAGCGCGTCGAACACCGCCAACGGCACCGCCGTGCAGCTCTGGACCTGCAACAGCAGCGCTGCCCAGCGGTGGACCAGGCAGAACGGCACGATCCGCGCCTTCGGCAAGTGCCTCGACGTCGCCTCCAGCGGCACGGCCGACGGCACCCTCGTCCAGCTGTGGGACTGCAACGCCACCGGCGCGCAGGCGTGGCAGGCGCGGTCGGACGGCACGCTGCTGAACCCGCAGTCGGGCAAGTGCCTCGACGCGCCCGGCGGGTCGACCGGCGACGGCACCCGGCTGCAGATCCGGACCTGCGCGGCGACGGCGAACCAGCGCTGGGTGCTCGCCGGGTAA